The following coding sequences are from one Culex quinquefasciatus strain JHB chromosome 1, VPISU_Cqui_1.0_pri_paternal, whole genome shotgun sequence window:
- the LOC6044616 gene encoding transmembrane protease serine 9, with the protein MKLLFLLLSIPLIAASSSFQCGVPKVRINEVIVRGRDVTPGSFPWHAAIYHRKGRSDSYACGGTLISSMYVLTADHCVKDDNGYVLSPKRIFARLGVHNLNAPNLQTSQHHDILMIHRFTKPQQKKNDIALLELSTEAAFNQHVQPACINQEEDVTGQSGVAVGWGFTEDDDVSATLKAARMPVVSTTTCLEHDRDTFGQTLDSSLFCAGYTNGTTVCNGDSGGGLHVKRGDAWYVVGIISFTAPREDQSLLCKKDSYAAFTNVATLVPWIRNVTELLSLAEQGSVTVRDGQDPEPTRRYPNYLPRTCGNFVVSRIIGGTPANLFEFPWMALLAYRPEHSDSTEYNCGGSLINKRYVLTASNCVYPKTPFQVRLGEHDLSSSRDCNPNDASECAPPVQDVAIDYIVRHQRQDRRTKNNNIALIRLAREVSFDDHIQPICLPVTPALRQQKLQRYIVTGFGRTELFGDISNILLKATLPAVSHADCQQEYAKFGVMLDESHLCAGSAQDGHDTCQGDSGGPLGYPVRYSGVRFVQFGVTSFGRGCGIGASVYTDVANLMDWILANMQA; encoded by the exons ATGAAGTTGCTGTTTCTCCTACTGTCGATCCCTTTGATCGCGGCTTCCAGCTCCTTTCAGTGCGGTGTTCCCAAGGTCAGGATCAACGAGGTGATCGTACGGGGTCGTGACGTCACACCCGGAAGCTTTCCATGGCATGCCGCAATCTACCACCGGAAAGGTCGTTCCGACAGCTATGCCTGCGGCGGGACACTCATCAGCTCAATGTACGTACTGACCGCGGATCACTGCGTCAAAGATGATAACGGGTACGTGCTGTCGCCGAAGAGGATCTTCGCCCGGTTGGGAGTCCACAACCTGAACGCACCGAATCTGCAGACTTCACAGCATCACGACATCTTGATGATTCATCGGTTTACCAAGCCTCAGCAGAAGAAGAATGATATCGCCCTGTTGGAGCTGAGTACGGAAGCTGCGTTTAATCAGCACGTTCAACCGGCCTGTATCAACCAGGAGGAGGACGTCACCGGTCAGTCTGGAGTGGCCGTCGGATGGGGCTTCACTGAAGACGATGATGTGTCAGCCACGTTGAAGGCGGCTCGGATGCCGGTGGTCAGTACGACAACCTGTTTGGAGCACGATCGTGACACTTTTGGGCAAACCCTGGATAGTAGCTTGTTCTGCGCTGGGTACACCAACGGAACTACCGTCTGTAATGGAGACAGTGGCGGTGGACTGCACGTGAAGCGCGGAGATGCATGGTATGTCGTTGGGATCATTTCGTTTACGGCACCGCGGGAGGACCAAAGTTTGCTCTGCAAAAAGGACAGCTATGCAGCGTTCACCAACGTGGCCACCCTCGTCCCGTGGATCCGGAACGTAACGGAACTGCTTTCGCTGGCGGAACAGGGTAGCGTTACCGTCCGAGACGGACAGGACCCGGAACCAACACGTCGCTATCCGAACTACCTTCCTCGGACTTGTGGCAACTTTGTGGTGTCTCGCATCATCGGTGGTACACCCGCAAATCTGTTCGAGTTCCCCTGGATGGCTCTGTTGGCGTACAGGCCAGAGCACTCAGATAGTACGGAGTATAACTGTGGAGGATCGTTGATCAACAAACGTTACGTTTTGACGGCCAGTAATTGCGTTTATCCAAAGACTCC GTTTCAGGTTCGACTGGGTGAACACGATCTTAGCAGTTCCAGGGATTGCAACCCGAACGATGCCAGCGAGTGTGCCCCTCCAGTTCAGGATGTGGCCATCGATTACATCGTTCGACATCAGCGGCAAGATAGACGGACAAAGAATAACAACATCGCATTGATTCGGCTTGCTCGGGAAGTTTCGTTTGATG ATCACATCCAGCCCATCTGCCTTCCCGTGACTCCAGCACTCAGACAGCAAAAACTCCAGCGATACATCGTGACCGGATTTGGTCGCACGGAATTATTTGGCGACATATCCAATATTCTTTTGAAGGCTACGCTTCCGGCAGTGTCCCATGCCGATTGCCAGCAAGAGTACGCCAAGTTTGGGGTAATGCTCGACGAGAGTCACTTGTGCGCTGGAAGTGCCCAAGACGGGCATGATACTTGCCAAGGAGACAGCGGCGGTCCGCTGGGCTATCCGGTTCGGTACAGCGGAGTTCGGTTCGTGCAGTTTGGAGTGACGTCGTTTGGACGAGGGTGTGGCATCGGAGCGTCCGTGTATACCGACGTGGCGAACCTGATGGACTGGATTCTGGCCAATATGCAGGCGTGA